One region of Alosa alosa isolate M-15738 ecotype Scorff River chromosome 1, AALO_Geno_1.1, whole genome shotgun sequence genomic DNA includes:
- the si:ch211-266g18.10 gene encoding neurofilament heavy polypeptide isoform X19 translates to MKDTPKPEPTKIKTKPEPVKEKAKPEPAKQKAKPAPVKEKVKPEPVKEKAKAEPAKEKAELEPVKEKAKPEPLKEKVKPEPVKEKAKPETVKDKAKLEPVKEKAKPEPVKEKTKPEPVKDKAKLEPVKEKAKAEPVKEKVKPEPVKEKAKPEPVKDKAKLEPVKEKAKAEPTPVKVKAKPEPVKEKVQPEPVKEKAKPQTVKAKPEPEKEKAKMEPVKEKAKPQHVKEKATPEDVKDTAKSEPVKEKAKPEPVKDKAKPEPVMEKAKPEPVKDKAKPEPTPVKEKAKPRAVKEKAKPEPVKEKTKPEPTSTKEKTKPEPVKQKAKSELVKEKSKAEPVKAKPESVKEKAKPEPKPAKEKAKLEPVKEKAKPEPVKAKPEPVKEKAKPEPVKDKAKLEAVKEKAKPEPVKEKAKPAKKVKEPEEPTEKAKAVPAVKAPDVPKEKAKPEKKEPKVPEKETKPAKKKLEAPKEKAKPTPAVKEPKVPEVKAKPGKKEAEVPKEKAKPTTPVKEPKGKPQMLPKIVLPVPKARPAPATIESLKNITKTIPVKKEPEPPKEKAKPATKEPEPPEEKDKPAKKAEPEVPKEKTKPVTKEPEPPKEKAKQAKESEPPKEKAKPAKKEPEVPKEKAKPLKEPEPPKEKAKPAQKEPEVSKEKAKPAKKEPEVPKEKAKPVVKEPEVPKEIPKPLKGPEPPKEKAKPAQKELEPPKEKAKPAKKEPKPPKEKAKPAKKAEPEVPEEKAKPVVKEPEVPKKETKPLKEPQPSKEKAKPAPKEPEVPKVKAKPALKEPEPPKEKAKPARKEPEIPKEKAKPAPGKKEAEVPKVRAKPDPPAKEPELPKEKAKPAKKDQEVPKAIVKPAPAVKEPAPPKEKAKPARKEAEVSKEKIKPAKKEPEAPKEKAKPEPSKKEFDSLKNITKATPPKRERKVIMEKAKPAKKEPVVLKEKPKHIPVVKEVEIPKKAKPTKKEPEAPVEAVVPALTKEEPATLDGLGVEEEDDIPYFQCFFVDEDDTHYPFFPFSPPQL, encoded by the exons ATGAAAGACACACCTAAGCCTGAACCAACAAAAATAAAGACTAAGCCAGAACCTGTGAAGGAGAAGGCTAAGCCTGAACCAGCAAAGCAAAAAGCTAAACCAGCTCCTGTGAAGGAGAAAGTTAAGCCAGAACCTGTGAAGGAGAAGGCTAAGGCCGAACCAGCAAAGGAAAAGGCTGAACTAGAACCTGTAAAGGAGAAGGCTAAACCAGAACCTCTGAAGGAGAAAGTTAAGCCAGAACCTGTGAAGGAGAAAGCTAAACCTGAAACTGTGAAGGACAAGGCAAAACTTGAACCTGTAAAGGAAAAGGCTAAACCAGAACCTGTGAAGGAGAAAACTAAACCTGAACCTGTAAAGGACAAGGCAAAACTTGAACCTGTAAAGGAGAAGGCTAAAGCAGAACCTGTGAAGGAGAAAGTTAAGCCAGAACCTGTGAAGGAGAAGGCTAAACCTGAACCTGTGAAGGACAAGGCTAAACTTGAACCTGTGAAGGAGAAGGCTAAAGCAGAACCCACACCTGTAAAGGTGAAGGCAAAGCCAGAACCTGTGAAGGAGAAGGTTCAACCAGAACCTGTGAAGGAGAAGGCTAAACCACAAACTGTGAAGGCTAAACCTGaaccagaaaaggaaaaggctAAGATGGAACCTGTGAAGGAGAAAGCTAAGCCACAACATGTGAAGGAAAAGGCTACACCAGAAGATGTGAAGGATACAGCTAAATCAGAACCTGTGAAGGAAAAGGCTAAACCAGAACCTGTGAAGGATAAGGCTAAACCAGAACCTGTGATGGAAAAGGCTAAACCAGAACCTGTGAAGGATAAGGCTAAACCAGAACCCACACCTGTAAAAGAGAAGGCTAAGCCCAGAGCTGTGAAGGAAAAGGCTAAACCAGAACCTGTGAAGGAAAAGACTAAACCAGAACCTACATCCACAAAGGAGAAGACTAAGCCTGAACCTGTCAAGCAAAAGGCTAAGTCAGAACTTGTGAAGGAGAAATCTAAGGCAGAACCTGTAAAAGCTAAGCCAGAATCTGTGAAGGAAAAGGCTAAACCAGAACCCAAACCTGCAAAAGAGAAAGCTAAGCTTGAACCTGTGAAGGAGAAAGCCAAACCAGAACCTGTAAAAGCTAAGCCTGAACCTGTCAAGGAGAAAGCTAAACCTGAACCTGTGAAGGACAAGGCAAAACTTGAAGCCGTAAAGGAGAAGGCTAAACCAGAACCTGTGAAGGAGAAAGCTAAACCAGCCAAAAAAGTGAAAG AGCCTGAGGAACCAACGGAAAAGGCCAAAGCAGTTCCTGCTGTAAAAG CACCTGATGTTCCAAAAGAAAAAGCCAAACCTGAAAAGAAAG AGCCCAAGGTCCCAGAGAAGGAAACCAAACCAGCAAAGAAAA AACTTGAGGCACCGAAGGAGAAGGCCAAGCCAACACCAGCAGTAAAAG AACCCAAGGTTCCAGAGGTCAAGGCCAAACCAGGCAAGAAAG AAGCTGAGGTTCCTAAAGAGAAAGCTAAGCCAACAACGCCTGTGAAAG AACCAAAGGGAAAACCACAAATGCTGCCAAAAATAG TTCTTCCAGTACCAAAAGCTAGACCAGCACCTGCAACAATAG AATCTCtgaaaaacatcacaaaaacaATTCCAGTAAAGAAAG AACCTGAACCTCCAAAAGAGAAGGCCAAACCAGCTACAAAAG AGCCTGAACCTCCGGAGGAGAAGGACAAACCAGCTAAGAAAG CAGAACCTGAGGTTCCAAAGGAGAAAACCAAACCAGTCACTAAAG AGCCTGAACCTCCAAAAGAGAAGGCCAAACAAGCTAAAG AGTCTGAACCTCCAAAGGAGAAAGCCAAACCAGCTAAGAAAG AACCTGAGGTTCCAAAGGAGAAAGCCAAGCCATTAAAAG AACCTGAACCTCCAAAGGAGAAGGCCAAACCAGCCCAGAAAG AACCGGAGGTTTCAAAGGAGAAAGCCAAACCAGCCAAGAAAG AACCTGAGGTTCCAAAGGAGAAAGCCAAACCAGTCGTAAAAG AACCTGAGGTTCCAAAGGAGATACCAAAGCCATTAAAAG GGCCAGAACCTCCCAAGGAGAAGGCCAAACCAGCCCAGAAAG AGCTTGAACCTCCAAAGGAGAAGGCCAAACCAGCTAAGAAAG AACCTAAACCTCCAAAGGAGAAAGCCAAACCAGCCAAGAAAG CAGAACCTGAAGTTCCTGAGGAGAAAGCTAAACCAGTCGTAAAAG AACCTGAGGTTCCAAAGAAGGAAACTAAGCCCTTAAAAG AGCCTCAACCTTCCAAGGAGAAGGCCAAACCAGCTCCGAAAG AACCTGAGGTTCCAAAGGTGAAAGCCAAGCCAGCTTTAAAAG AGCCTGAACCTCCAAAGGAGAAGGCCAAACCAGCCAGGAAAG AACCCGAGATTCCAAAGGAGAAAGCCAAACCTGCACCAGGAAAGAAAG AAGCTGAAGTTCCAAAAGTGAGAGCTAAGCCAGATCCACCAGCGAAAG AACCTGAGTTGCCAAAGGAGAAGGCTAAACCTGCTAAGAAAG ACCAAGAAGTTCCAAAGGCGATAGTCAAGCCTGCCCCAGCAGTAAAAG AACCAGCACCACCCAAGGAGAAGGCCAAACCAGCTAGGAAAG AAGCTGAGGTTTCAAAGGAGAAAATCAAACCTGCAAAGAAGG AACCCGAGGCTCCAAAGGAAAAAGCAAAACCTGAACCAAGCAAGAAAG AATTTGATTCTCTGAAAAATATTACAAAAGCAACACCACCAAAGAGAG AACGCAAAGTTATTATGGAGAAAGCTAAACCAGCCAAAAAAG
- the si:ch211-266g18.10 gene encoding neurofilament heavy polypeptide isoform X5, with protein MKDTPKPEPTKIKTKPEPVKEKAKPEPAKQKAKPAPVKEKVKPEPVKEKAKAEPAKEKAELEPVKEKAKPEPLKEKVKPEPVKEKAKPETVKDKAKLEPVKEKAKPEPVKEKTKPEPVKDKAKLEPVKEKAKAEPVKEKVKPEPVKEKAKPEPVKDKAKLEPVKEKAKAEPTPVKVKAKPEPVKEKVQPEPVKEKAKPQTVKAKPEPEKEKAKMEPVKEKAKPQHVKEKATPEDVKDTAKSEPVKEKAKPEPVKDKAKPEPVMEKAKPEPVKDKAKPEPTPVKEKAKPRAVKEKAKPEPVKEKTKPEPTSTKEKTKPEPVKQKAKSELVKEKSKAEPVKAKPESVKEKAKPEPKPAKEKAKLEPVKEKAKPEPVKAKPEPVKEKAKPEPVKDKAKLEAVKEKAKPEPVKEKAKPAKKVKEPEEPTEKAKAVPAVKAPDVPKEKAKPEKKEPKVPEKETKPAKKKLEAPKEKAKPTPAVKEPKVPEVKAKPGKKEAEVPKEKAKPTTPVKEPKGKPQMLPKIVLPVPKARPAPATIESLKNITKTIPVKKEPEPPKEKAKPATKEPEPPEEKDKPAKKEPEVPKEKTKPVTKEPEVPKEKAKPVIKEPEVPKEKAKLVIKEPEPPKEKAKQAKESEPPKEKAKPAKKEPEVPKEKAKPLKEPEPPKEKAKPAQKEPEVSKEKAKPAKKEPEVPKEKAKPVVKEPEVPKEIPKPLKGPEPPKEKAKPAQKELEPPKEKAKPAKKEPKPPKEKAKPAKKAEPEVPEEKAKPVVKEPEVPKKETKPLKEPQPSKEKAKPAPKEPEVPKVKAKPALKEPEPPKEKAKPARKEPEIPKEKAKPAPGKKEAEVPKVRAKPDPPAKEPELPKEKAKPAKKDQEVPKAIVKPAPAVKEPAPPKEKAKPARKEAEVSKEKIKPAKKEPEAPKEKAKPEPSKKEFDSLKNITKATPPKRERKVIMEKAKPAKKEPVVLKEKPKHIPVVKEVEIPKKAKPTKKEPEAPVEAVVPALTKEEPATLDGLGVEEEDDIPYFQCFFVDEDDTHYPFFPFSPPQL; from the exons ATGAAAGACACACCTAAGCCTGAACCAACAAAAATAAAGACTAAGCCAGAACCTGTGAAGGAGAAGGCTAAGCCTGAACCAGCAAAGCAAAAAGCTAAACCAGCTCCTGTGAAGGAGAAAGTTAAGCCAGAACCTGTGAAGGAGAAGGCTAAGGCCGAACCAGCAAAGGAAAAGGCTGAACTAGAACCTGTAAAGGAGAAGGCTAAACCAGAACCTCTGAAGGAGAAAGTTAAGCCAGAACCTGTGAAGGAGAAAGCTAAACCTGAAACTGTGAAGGACAAGGCAAAACTTGAACCTGTAAAGGAAAAGGCTAAACCAGAACCTGTGAAGGAGAAAACTAAACCTGAACCTGTAAAGGACAAGGCAAAACTTGAACCTGTAAAGGAGAAGGCTAAAGCAGAACCTGTGAAGGAGAAAGTTAAGCCAGAACCTGTGAAGGAGAAGGCTAAACCTGAACCTGTGAAGGACAAGGCTAAACTTGAACCTGTGAAGGAGAAGGCTAAAGCAGAACCCACACCTGTAAAGGTGAAGGCAAAGCCAGAACCTGTGAAGGAGAAGGTTCAACCAGAACCTGTGAAGGAGAAGGCTAAACCACAAACTGTGAAGGCTAAACCTGaaccagaaaaggaaaaggctAAGATGGAACCTGTGAAGGAGAAAGCTAAGCCACAACATGTGAAGGAAAAGGCTACACCAGAAGATGTGAAGGATACAGCTAAATCAGAACCTGTGAAGGAAAAGGCTAAACCAGAACCTGTGAAGGATAAGGCTAAACCAGAACCTGTGATGGAAAAGGCTAAACCAGAACCTGTGAAGGATAAGGCTAAACCAGAACCCACACCTGTAAAAGAGAAGGCTAAGCCCAGAGCTGTGAAGGAAAAGGCTAAACCAGAACCTGTGAAGGAAAAGACTAAACCAGAACCTACATCCACAAAGGAGAAGACTAAGCCTGAACCTGTCAAGCAAAAGGCTAAGTCAGAACTTGTGAAGGAGAAATCTAAGGCAGAACCTGTAAAAGCTAAGCCAGAATCTGTGAAGGAAAAGGCTAAACCAGAACCCAAACCTGCAAAAGAGAAAGCTAAGCTTGAACCTGTGAAGGAGAAAGCCAAACCAGAACCTGTAAAAGCTAAGCCTGAACCTGTCAAGGAGAAAGCTAAACCTGAACCTGTGAAGGACAAGGCAAAACTTGAAGCCGTAAAGGAGAAGGCTAAACCAGAACCTGTGAAGGAGAAAGCTAAACCAGCCAAAAAAGTGAAAG AGCCTGAGGAACCAACGGAAAAGGCCAAAGCAGTTCCTGCTGTAAAAG CACCTGATGTTCCAAAAGAAAAAGCCAAACCTGAAAAGAAAG AGCCCAAGGTCCCAGAGAAGGAAACCAAACCAGCAAAGAAAA AACTTGAGGCACCGAAGGAGAAGGCCAAGCCAACACCAGCAGTAAAAG AACCCAAGGTTCCAGAGGTCAAGGCCAAACCAGGCAAGAAAG AAGCTGAGGTTCCTAAAGAGAAAGCTAAGCCAACAACGCCTGTGAAAG AACCAAAGGGAAAACCACAAATGCTGCCAAAAATAG TTCTTCCAGTACCAAAAGCTAGACCAGCACCTGCAACAATAG AATCTCtgaaaaacatcacaaaaacaATTCCAGTAAAGAAAG AACCTGAACCTCCAAAAGAGAAGGCCAAACCAGCTACAAAAG AGCCTGAACCTCCGGAGGAGAAGGACAAACCAGCTAAGAAAG AACCTGAGGTTCCAAAGGAGAAAACCAAACCAGTCACTAAAG AACCTGAGGTTCCAAAGGAGAAAGCCAAACCAGTCATTAAAG AACCTGAGGTTCCAAAGGAGAAAGCCAAACTAGTCATTAAAG AGCCTGAACCTCCAAAAGAGAAGGCCAAACAAGCTAAAG AGTCTGAACCTCCAAAGGAGAAAGCCAAACCAGCTAAGAAAG AACCTGAGGTTCCAAAGGAGAAAGCCAAGCCATTAAAAG AACCTGAACCTCCAAAGGAGAAGGCCAAACCAGCCCAGAAAG AACCGGAGGTTTCAAAGGAGAAAGCCAAACCAGCCAAGAAAG AACCTGAGGTTCCAAAGGAGAAAGCCAAACCAGTCGTAAAAG AACCTGAGGTTCCAAAGGAGATACCAAAGCCATTAAAAG GGCCAGAACCTCCCAAGGAGAAGGCCAAACCAGCCCAGAAAG AGCTTGAACCTCCAAAGGAGAAGGCCAAACCAGCTAAGAAAG AACCTAAACCTCCAAAGGAGAAAGCCAAACCAGCCAAGAAAG CAGAACCTGAAGTTCCTGAGGAGAAAGCTAAACCAGTCGTAAAAG AACCTGAGGTTCCAAAGAAGGAAACTAAGCCCTTAAAAG AGCCTCAACCTTCCAAGGAGAAGGCCAAACCAGCTCCGAAAG AACCTGAGGTTCCAAAGGTGAAAGCCAAGCCAGCTTTAAAAG AGCCTGAACCTCCAAAGGAGAAGGCCAAACCAGCCAGGAAAG AACCCGAGATTCCAAAGGAGAAAGCCAAACCTGCACCAGGAAAGAAAG AAGCTGAAGTTCCAAAAGTGAGAGCTAAGCCAGATCCACCAGCGAAAG AACCTGAGTTGCCAAAGGAGAAGGCTAAACCTGCTAAGAAAG ACCAAGAAGTTCCAAAGGCGATAGTCAAGCCTGCCCCAGCAGTAAAAG AACCAGCACCACCCAAGGAGAAGGCCAAACCAGCTAGGAAAG AAGCTGAGGTTTCAAAGGAGAAAATCAAACCTGCAAAGAAGG AACCCGAGGCTCCAAAGGAAAAAGCAAAACCTGAACCAAGCAAGAAAG AATTTGATTCTCTGAAAAATATTACAAAAGCAACACCACCAAAGAGAG AACGCAAAGTTATTATGGAGAAAGCTAAACCAGCCAAAAAAG
- the si:ch211-266g18.10 gene encoding neurofilament heavy polypeptide isoform X31: protein MKDTPKPEPTKIKTKPEPVKEKAKPEPAKQKAKPAPVKEKVKPEPVKEKAKAEPAKEKAELEPVKEKAKPEPLKEKVKPEPVKEKAKPETVKDKAKLEPVKEKAKPEPVKEKTKPEPVKDKAKLEPVKEKAKAEPVKEKVKPEPVKEKAKPEPVKDKAKLEPVKEKAKAEPTPVKVKAKPEPVKEKVQPEPVKEKAKPQTVKAKPEPEKEKAKMEPVKEKAKPQHVKEKATPEDVKDTAKSEPVKEKAKPEPVKDKAKPEPVMEKAKPEPVKDKAKPEPTPVKEKAKPRAVKEKAKPEPVKEKTKPEPTSTKEKTKPEPVKQKAKSELVKEKSKAEPVKAKPESVKEKAKPEPKPAKEKAKLEPVKEKAKPEPVKAKPEPVKEKAKPEPVKDKAKLEAVKEKAKPEPVKEKAKPAKKVKEPEEPTEKAKAVPAVKAPDVPKEKAKPEKKEPKVPEKETKPAKKKLEAPKEKAKPTPAVKEPKVPEVKAKPGKKEAEVPKEKAKPTTPVKEPKGKPQMLPKIVLPVPKARPAPATIESLKNITKTIPVKKEPEPPKEKAKPATKEPEPPEEKDKPAKKAEPEVPKEKTKPVTKEPEVPKEKAKPLKEPEPPKEKAKPAQKEPEVSKEKAKPAKKEPEVPKEKAKPVVKEPEVPKEIPKPLKGPEPPKEKAKPAQKELEPPKEKAKPAKKEPKPPKEKAKPAKKAEPEVPEEKAKPVVKEPEVPKKETKPLKEPQPSKEKAKPAPKEPEVPKVKAKPALKEPEPPKEKAKPARKEPEIPKEKAKPAPGKKEAEVPKVRAKPDPPAKEPELPKEKAKPAKKDQEVPKAIVKPAPAVKEPAPPKEKAKPARKEAEVSKEKIKPAKKEPEAPKEKAKPEPSKKEFDSLKNITKATPPKRERKVIMEKAKPAKKEPVVLKEKPKHIPVVKEVEIPKKAKPTKKEPEAPVEAVVPALTKEEPATLDGLGVEEEDDIPYFQCFFVDEDDTHYPFFPFSPPQL, encoded by the exons ATGAAAGACACACCTAAGCCTGAACCAACAAAAATAAAGACTAAGCCAGAACCTGTGAAGGAGAAGGCTAAGCCTGAACCAGCAAAGCAAAAAGCTAAACCAGCTCCTGTGAAGGAGAAAGTTAAGCCAGAACCTGTGAAGGAGAAGGCTAAGGCCGAACCAGCAAAGGAAAAGGCTGAACTAGAACCTGTAAAGGAGAAGGCTAAACCAGAACCTCTGAAGGAGAAAGTTAAGCCAGAACCTGTGAAGGAGAAAGCTAAACCTGAAACTGTGAAGGACAAGGCAAAACTTGAACCTGTAAAGGAAAAGGCTAAACCAGAACCTGTGAAGGAGAAAACTAAACCTGAACCTGTAAAGGACAAGGCAAAACTTGAACCTGTAAAGGAGAAGGCTAAAGCAGAACCTGTGAAGGAGAAAGTTAAGCCAGAACCTGTGAAGGAGAAGGCTAAACCTGAACCTGTGAAGGACAAGGCTAAACTTGAACCTGTGAAGGAGAAGGCTAAAGCAGAACCCACACCTGTAAAGGTGAAGGCAAAGCCAGAACCTGTGAAGGAGAAGGTTCAACCAGAACCTGTGAAGGAGAAGGCTAAACCACAAACTGTGAAGGCTAAACCTGaaccagaaaaggaaaaggctAAGATGGAACCTGTGAAGGAGAAAGCTAAGCCACAACATGTGAAGGAAAAGGCTACACCAGAAGATGTGAAGGATACAGCTAAATCAGAACCTGTGAAGGAAAAGGCTAAACCAGAACCTGTGAAGGATAAGGCTAAACCAGAACCTGTGATGGAAAAGGCTAAACCAGAACCTGTGAAGGATAAGGCTAAACCAGAACCCACACCTGTAAAAGAGAAGGCTAAGCCCAGAGCTGTGAAGGAAAAGGCTAAACCAGAACCTGTGAAGGAAAAGACTAAACCAGAACCTACATCCACAAAGGAGAAGACTAAGCCTGAACCTGTCAAGCAAAAGGCTAAGTCAGAACTTGTGAAGGAGAAATCTAAGGCAGAACCTGTAAAAGCTAAGCCAGAATCTGTGAAGGAAAAGGCTAAACCAGAACCCAAACCTGCAAAAGAGAAAGCTAAGCTTGAACCTGTGAAGGAGAAAGCCAAACCAGAACCTGTAAAAGCTAAGCCTGAACCTGTCAAGGAGAAAGCTAAACCTGAACCTGTGAAGGACAAGGCAAAACTTGAAGCCGTAAAGGAGAAGGCTAAACCAGAACCTGTGAAGGAGAAAGCTAAACCAGCCAAAAAAGTGAAAG AGCCTGAGGAACCAACGGAAAAGGCCAAAGCAGTTCCTGCTGTAAAAG CACCTGATGTTCCAAAAGAAAAAGCCAAACCTGAAAAGAAAG AGCCCAAGGTCCCAGAGAAGGAAACCAAACCAGCAAAGAAAA AACTTGAGGCACCGAAGGAGAAGGCCAAGCCAACACCAGCAGTAAAAG AACCCAAGGTTCCAGAGGTCAAGGCCAAACCAGGCAAGAAAG AAGCTGAGGTTCCTAAAGAGAAAGCTAAGCCAACAACGCCTGTGAAAG AACCAAAGGGAAAACCACAAATGCTGCCAAAAATAG TTCTTCCAGTACCAAAAGCTAGACCAGCACCTGCAACAATAG AATCTCtgaaaaacatcacaaaaacaATTCCAGTAAAGAAAG AACCTGAACCTCCAAAAGAGAAGGCCAAACCAGCTACAAAAG AGCCTGAACCTCCGGAGGAGAAGGACAAACCAGCTAAGAAAG CAGAACCTGAGGTTCCAAAGGAGAAAACCAAACCAGTCACTAAAG AACCTGAGGTTCCAAAGGAGAAAGCCAAGCCATTAAAAG AACCTGAACCTCCAAAGGAGAAGGCCAAACCAGCCCAGAAAG AACCGGAGGTTTCAAAGGAGAAAGCCAAACCAGCCAAGAAAG AACCTGAGGTTCCAAAGGAGAAAGCCAAACCAGTCGTAAAAG AACCTGAGGTTCCAAAGGAGATACCAAAGCCATTAAAAG GGCCAGAACCTCCCAAGGAGAAGGCCAAACCAGCCCAGAAAG AGCTTGAACCTCCAAAGGAGAAGGCCAAACCAGCTAAGAAAG AACCTAAACCTCCAAAGGAGAAAGCCAAACCAGCCAAGAAAG CAGAACCTGAAGTTCCTGAGGAGAAAGCTAAACCAGTCGTAAAAG AACCTGAGGTTCCAAAGAAGGAAACTAAGCCCTTAAAAG AGCCTCAACCTTCCAAGGAGAAGGCCAAACCAGCTCCGAAAG AACCTGAGGTTCCAAAGGTGAAAGCCAAGCCAGCTTTAAAAG AGCCTGAACCTCCAAAGGAGAAGGCCAAACCAGCCAGGAAAG AACCCGAGATTCCAAAGGAGAAAGCCAAACCTGCACCAGGAAAGAAAG AAGCTGAAGTTCCAAAAGTGAGAGCTAAGCCAGATCCACCAGCGAAAG AACCTGAGTTGCCAAAGGAGAAGGCTAAACCTGCTAAGAAAG ACCAAGAAGTTCCAAAGGCGATAGTCAAGCCTGCCCCAGCAGTAAAAG AACCAGCACCACCCAAGGAGAAGGCCAAACCAGCTAGGAAAG AAGCTGAGGTTTCAAAGGAGAAAATCAAACCTGCAAAGAAGG AACCCGAGGCTCCAAAGGAAAAAGCAAAACCTGAACCAAGCAAGAAAG AATTTGATTCTCTGAAAAATATTACAAAAGCAACACCACCAAAGAGAG AACGCAAAGTTATTATGGAGAAAGCTAAACCAGCCAAAAAAG